Proteins from a single region of Candidatus Dormiibacterota bacterium:
- a CDS encoding PAS domain-containing protein: APDASVLAPNLSLALERITDGFFALDANWHIAYMNAEARKLLDAPGEILGRFWLDAPQLRKLDSFNTANTGEGILRLKTVGLESAACECYSVSVANVRAALDTNQAYRRRGNAAVAKLASRRGAGRSGDQAQMSVLVVEDDFELREERRA; this comes from the coding sequence TGCGCCTGACGCCTCGGTGCTAGCGCCGAATCTTTCCCTTGCCCTCGAGCGCATCACGGACGGTTTCTTCGCACTCGACGCCAACTGGCATATCGCCTACATGAACGCCGAGGCGCGAAAATTGCTCGACGCGCCGGGCGAAATCCTCGGCCGCTTCTGGCTCGATGCGCCGCAACTCAGGAAGCTGGATTCGTTCAATACGGCCAATACCGGCGAGGGCATCTTACGATTAAAGACGGTGGGACTCGAGAGTGCGGCTTGCGAGTGCTACTCTGTTAGCGTAGCCAATGTCCGGGCGGCTTTGGATACTAACCAGGCTTATCGTCGGCGTGGTAACGCGGCCGTCGCCAAACTAGCGAGTAGGCGCGGGGCTGGGCGATCCGGGGATCAAGCCCAAATGTCCGTTCTCGTAGTCGAGGATGATTTTGAATTGCGAGAAGAACGCCGCGCCTAA
- a CDS encoding retropepsin-like aspartic protease: MGFAARLALCCALGLFPLGVARAAEPTHLLARMRAASGPVWRTHLRSVSRLTIDGETTTIQSDALGVRFVTRECNGALCPGTYFDGRRLYSININGTTLPRSSLPETYLRGIRTVSSLAFLSRDFTSGGGRIEDAGTATIAGARYRVLLVSDADAVPMQVFVDPATALVRYMRDIDGDGTFEYRHYQRLDGGITLPSLVLHNDTVLERYDQREASPSPFVVPHGLTVTFAGAAVRVPTDPGKAVPVFPCTIAGIAVRCLLDTGNSGLSISQGLAERLKAPSVGAYSVAGLGRYVTDVVRVGPLTIGNASFPDADYVVLHDISHYGYDVVLGADVLAATTIEIDPVSHTLWLGASAPNNAISVPMAFEDFIPVVNVQLGELQAHLAVDTGDESNINLSYDFYQQHPTLFRATEQRSVSGIGGNSVELIGRIPSVTIGSYQTSPQRIGTTESLRGTAYGHLGAAFFSQFKIILDYENGHLGLIPGSPSPAPTR; this comes from the coding sequence ATGGGCTTCGCCGCACGGCTTGCACTCTGCTGCGCGCTCGGGCTCTTTCCTTTGGGAGTAGCTCGCGCCGCCGAACCGACCCACTTGTTGGCGCGCATGCGCGCCGCCAGCGGCCCCGTTTGGCGCACGCATCTGCGCTCGGTCAGCCGCCTGACCATCGACGGCGAAACGACCACCATTCAAAGCGACGCGCTCGGGGTGCGCTTCGTCACCCGCGAATGCAACGGCGCCCTTTGCCCCGGCACGTACTTCGACGGGCGGCGGCTCTATTCGATCAACATCAACGGAACCACGCTGCCGCGCTCGAGCTTGCCCGAAACCTATCTGCGCGGGATCCGCACCGTCTCTTCGCTCGCATTCCTTTCCCGCGATTTCACGTCCGGCGGCGGCAGGATCGAAGATGCCGGAACGGCCACGATCGCCGGCGCCCGCTATCGGGTGTTGCTGGTATCCGACGCCGATGCGGTGCCGATGCAAGTCTTCGTCGATCCCGCTACGGCGCTCGTGCGGTACATGCGCGATATAGACGGTGACGGAACCTTCGAGTACCGTCACTACCAGCGGCTCGACGGCGGCATTACACTGCCCTCGCTCGTTCTCCATAACGACACCGTTCTAGAGCGCTACGACCAACGCGAGGCCTCGCCAAGCCCCTTCGTTGTGCCGCACGGTTTGACCGTGACGTTCGCGGGTGCCGCAGTACGCGTACCGACCGATCCGGGCAAAGCGGTGCCGGTCTTTCCATGCACGATCGCCGGCATCGCGGTACGTTGTCTGCTCGACACCGGAAACTCCGGTCTCTCGATCAGCCAAGGCTTGGCCGAACGCCTGAAGGCGCCGTCCGTCGGCGCCTATTCGGTGGCGGGCCTGGGACGCTACGTCACCGACGTCGTGCGCGTCGGGCCGCTCACCATTGGGAACGCAAGCTTTCCCGATGCCGATTACGTCGTGCTCCACGACATTAGCCACTACGGGTACGACGTAGTGCTCGGTGCCGACGTCCTGGCGGCGACCACCATCGAAATCGACCCCGTTTCGCACACGCTTTGGCTCGGCGCCAGCGCCCCCAATAACGCCATCTCCGTGCCGATGGCCTTTGAAGATTTCATCCCCGTCGTCAACGTCCAACTCGGGGAGTTGCAAGCTCACCTCGCCGTGGACACGGGAGACGAATCGAATATCAACCTCTCTTACGATTTCTACCAGCAACATCCCACGCTCTTTCGCGCCACCGAACAGCGATCGGTCAGCGGAATCGGCGGCAACAGCGTTGAGTTAATCGGCCGCATTCCCAGCGTGACGATCGGATCGTATCAAACCTCGCCGCAACGCATCGGCACGACCGAATCGTTACGAGGAACGGCGTACGGACATTTAGGCGCGGCGTTCTTCTCGCAATTCAAAATCATCCTCGACTACGAGAACGGACATTTGGGCTTGATCCCCGGATCGCCCAGCCCCGCGCCTACTCGCTAG
- the nagZ gene encoding beta-N-acetylhexosaminidase, which yields MTDLERLARGAIVVGFDGHRLSGDLAERLRENAFAGYLLFARNVASFAQVRELTDALRALHDGLAPIVAIDQEGGRVTRLREGAQTIPPMMALGATGDRELARRVGESLAHDVRRAGCTVDYAPVLDLAADPMSGAIGTRAFAADPLEVAELASAVASGLRAGGIVPTFKHFPGHGSTADDSHLMLPVIDMDERTLRARDLLPFARLLPGAQAVMTAHIVVRALDPMHPATLSRRILTGVLRDELGFRGVCFTDCMQMDAIARGIGTVEGVVAAIAAGADCALVSHDIDLAVKAGDALANAVREGRLERARLEQACERVRALREAQSTPLPLDTPAPYPGIGREVAARAITAVRGVQGLDPATSVVVSFQSSTTEGAQGTFDEYPSLRGEAPALHEIVLSLQPSDAERARLVDALARTNRRPILLARRARFYPEQMAAIHAALDARGDAVLVALREPFDLTWFPQARHAIAAYGDDDACIAALAGVLFGRREPVGTLPVSIAER from the coding sequence ATGACCGATCTGGAGCGGTTGGCCCGCGGCGCTATCGTCGTCGGCTTCGACGGACATCGGCTCTCGGGCGATCTCGCAGAACGCTTGCGAGAGAACGCTTTTGCCGGTTATCTACTGTTCGCGCGGAACGTCGCTTCGTTCGCTCAAGTTCGCGAACTCACCGACGCTCTTCGCGCGCTCCACGACGGCCTCGCGCCGATCGTCGCGATCGATCAAGAAGGCGGACGGGTCACGCGATTGCGGGAGGGCGCGCAGACGATTCCGCCCATGATGGCGCTGGGCGCTACCGGCGATCGTGAGCTCGCGCGCCGCGTGGGCGAGAGCCTCGCGCACGACGTGCGGCGCGCCGGATGCACGGTCGACTACGCTCCCGTGCTGGATTTGGCGGCGGATCCGATGAGCGGTGCGATCGGGACCCGCGCATTTGCGGCGGATCCGCTCGAAGTGGCCGAGCTGGCTTCGGCCGTTGCGTCGGGATTGCGCGCCGGCGGAATCGTCCCGACGTTCAAACATTTTCCGGGGCACGGATCGACCGCCGACGACTCCCATCTCATGCTCCCGGTTATCGATATGGACGAACGGACGCTGCGCGCGCGCGATCTGCTTCCGTTCGCACGTTTGCTGCCCGGTGCGCAGGCGGTCATGACCGCGCACATCGTCGTTCGCGCGCTCGATCCCATGCATCCGGCGACGCTCTCGCGCCGTATACTCACCGGCGTCCTGCGCGATGAGTTGGGGTTCCGGGGGGTGTGTTTTACGGACTGCATGCAGATGGATGCCATCGCGCGCGGCATCGGCACCGTCGAAGGCGTCGTCGCCGCGATCGCCGCCGGCGCCGACTGCGCGCTGGTCAGTCACGACATCGATCTTGCCGTCAAAGCCGGCGACGCGCTCGCTAACGCGGTTCGCGAGGGCCGCCTCGAACGAGCGCGGTTGGAGCAGGCCTGCGAGCGTGTCCGGGCGCTGCGCGAAGCGCAAAGCACCCCGCTCCCGCTCGATACGCCGGCGCCGTATCCGGGTATCGGACGCGAGGTCGCGGCGCGGGCCATCACCGCCGTTCGAGGCGTGCAGGGGCTGGATCCGGCCACGTCCGTCGTCGTTTCATTTCAAAGTTCGACGACGGAGGGCGCGCAGGGGACGTTCGACGAGTACCCGTCGCTACGGGGCGAAGCGCCGGCGCTACACGAGATCGTGCTTTCGTTGCAACCGAGCGACGCCGAGCGCGCGCGACTCGTGGATGCGTTGGCGCGAACGAATCGCCGGCCGATCCTACTGGCCCGCAGGGCCCGCTTCTATCCCGAGCAGATGGCCGCCATTCACGCCGCTCTCGACGCGCGTGGAGATGCGGTGCTGGTGGCGCTTCGGGAGCCGTTCGATCTGACGTGGTTTCCGCAGGCGCGGCACGCGATCGCGGCATACGGGGACGACGATGCCTGCATCGCGGCGCTTGCCGGCGTTCTCTTCGGGCGTCGCGAGCCGGTCGGCACGCTTCCGGTCAGCATCGCGGAAAGATAG
- a CDS encoding serine hydrolase domain-containing protein, with the protein MVRFARCEGVLNDACGVAFTGAVARIEHRGVPVYERAFGTTRDDDAKRPVYVDTRFDFASLTKVFVATVALHLIAAGQLALDETLGGWFPQWRGLPQERITPRMLLAHTSGMQSGADYRTLLDERVETFALERPLAASPGERVIYSDLGFIVLGALIARVSGASLASAARTLFPSASLGFAPPARERLSIVATEDDGWRGRVQGTVHDEKAALMGGCAGHAGLFGTAADVAALTEIYLGAGCGRSSDPLPADLAREATQEAAFDPVLRRGLGWALKTSASNSCGERFGATSFGHTGFVGTCVWADPQRDVLGVLLTNTVYFGRGDSRALRAAFYNALVEDLEA; encoded by the coding sequence GTGGTGCGCTTCGCACGTTGTGAGGGTGTCCTGAACGACGCATGCGGGGTAGCGTTTACCGGAGCGGTAGCTCGGATCGAACATCGCGGCGTGCCGGTATACGAGCGGGCTTTCGGTACGACGCGAGATGACGACGCGAAGCGCCCCGTATACGTCGATACGCGATTCGACTTCGCATCGCTGACGAAAGTGTTCGTAGCGACCGTCGCGTTGCACTTGATTGCCGCCGGCCAATTGGCGTTGGATGAAACGTTGGGCGGATGGTTCCCGCAGTGGCGGGGATTACCGCAGGAGCGAATCACCCCGCGGATGTTGCTGGCGCACACCTCAGGCATGCAGTCGGGGGCGGACTATCGTACGCTACTCGACGAGCGCGTCGAAACGTTTGCGCTCGAACGGCCGCTCGCTGCGTCTCCGGGAGAGCGGGTGATTTACAGCGATTTGGGGTTCATCGTTCTGGGCGCGTTGATCGCGCGCGTCTCCGGGGCCTCGCTCGCCTCCGCGGCCCGTACGCTCTTTCCCAGCGCTTCGCTCGGGTTCGCGCCGCCCGCTCGGGAGCGACTCTCGATCGTCGCCACCGAAGACGATGGCTGGCGCGGGCGCGTTCAAGGCACCGTTCACGACGAGAAAGCCGCGTTGATGGGGGGCTGCGCCGGGCACGCGGGACTGTTCGGTACCGCGGCGGACGTGGCCGCGCTCACCGAAATTTACCTGGGAGCCGGCTGCGGGCGCAGTTCCGATCCGCTGCCCGCAGATCTGGCACGCGAGGCGACGCAGGAAGCCGCCTTCGACCCGGTCTTGCGGCGCGGGCTGGGCTGGGCGCTCAAGACGAGCGCGAGTAATTCGTGCGGCGAACGCTTCGGTGCGACCAGCTTCGGGCACACGGGCTTCGTGGGAACGTGCGTGTGGGCCGATCCGCAACGCGACGTCCTGGGCGTTTTGCTCACGAACACGGTCTATTTCGGGCGCGGCGATTCGCGTGCGTTGCGGGCTGCGTTTTACAACGCGCTCGTCGAGGATCTTGAAGCGTGA
- a CDS encoding anhydro-N-acetylmuramic acid kinase, whose translation MIGVGLMSGTSLDGIDAALVHIEPLGTSYRLEVMEFITQPFDAELAVEIRDALPPQAGTVASVARLHRSLGAAFARAARRVAGAMRVDYVASHGLTLFHDGAAHTTLQVGDPFAIRESLSASVCYDFRSADCALGGHGAPLVPYVDALLIGSPCEDRVALNIGGIANVTALGRQAHSHDVLGYDTGPGNMLIDAFVRDRSNGALAFDDGGALARAGTPDAALLARLLKDPYFERPAPKSAGREQFGAHVLLRHEAELARLSLEDGAATFTALTVESIARAIEGLQLDAPRILVSGGGAHNRAILERLAERLPTMRVETTAFVGIDVDAKEAVAFALLGYETLRGRAANVPRITGASRAIPLGSIAPFELPELLARVELECRSL comes from the coding sequence GTGATCGGGGTCGGCTTGATGAGCGGAACCTCGCTCGACGGCATCGATGCGGCGCTCGTCCACATCGAACCGCTCGGTACGTCTTATCGGTTGGAAGTGATGGAATTTATCACGCAGCCCTTCGATGCAGAGCTTGCCGTGGAGATTCGCGATGCGTTGCCGCCGCAGGCGGGAACGGTTGCATCGGTGGCGCGTTTGCACCGGAGTTTGGGCGCTGCGTTCGCACGTGCCGCTCGTCGCGTTGCGGGTGCCATGCGAGTCGATTATGTCGCATCGCACGGGCTCACGCTCTTTCACGACGGTGCGGCGCATACGACCTTACAGGTGGGGGATCCGTTCGCCATCCGCGAGTCGCTCTCGGCGAGCGTATGTTACGATTTTCGCAGTGCCGATTGCGCGTTGGGCGGGCACGGCGCACCGTTGGTTCCGTACGTGGATGCGCTTTTGATCGGCAGCCCCTGCGAAGATCGCGTGGCGCTCAACATCGGAGGTATTGCGAACGTGACCGCGCTCGGCCGGCAAGCGCATTCGCACGACGTGCTCGGATACGATACCGGGCCCGGCAATATGTTGATCGACGCTTTCGTGCGCGATCGTTCGAACGGGGCCTTGGCCTTCGACGACGGCGGCGCGCTCGCACGAGCCGGTACGCCCGATGCCGCGCTCCTCGCGCGTCTCCTGAAGGACCCGTACTTCGAGCGGCCGGCGCCGAAATCGGCGGGACGCGAGCAATTCGGCGCGCACGTGCTGCTTCGGCACGAAGCCGAGCTCGCACGCCTGAGCCTCGAAGATGGGGCCGCAACGTTTACCGCCCTGACGGTCGAATCGATCGCCCGCGCGATCGAAGGACTGCAGTTGGACGCACCACGCATTCTGGTGAGCGGGGGCGGCGCCCACAACCGCGCCATCCTCGAGCGGCTCGCCGAACGGCTTCCGACGATGCGTGTCGAAACGACGGCCTTTGTGGGTATCGATGTGGATGCAAAAGAAGCGGTCGCGTTCGCGCTCTTGGGCTACGAAACGCTGCGCGGTCGCGCGGCGAACGTGCCGCGTATCACCGGTGCTTCGCGGGCGATTCCGTTAGGATCGATCGCGCCGTTCGAACTCCCGGAATTGCTCGCGCGGGTGGAGTTAGAGTGTCGTTCGCTGTAG
- a CDS encoding BadF/BadG/BcrA/BcrD ATPase family protein, with translation MSFAVGVDAGGTRVSAVVSLPDGSHRFGYAPAANLRAIGVERAADAIVEAIASALLGEPAAAVAVGAAGAGDPVAAAALSAALERRLPGARVAVCDDAAIALRAGVPTGDALALIAGTGSIAYGEIGAERYRVGGHGYLLGDEGSGFAIGSAAIRLLLRAYDGRAPQDPFLAAVATSLGVDSAQETIARIYQAERPVTEIAAIAAVALDFADAGERSAAKIVQAAALELFDLVKSLVRRAGVEGRELPLLFAGGLLAKNSLLTYLIETRVSNELPHVVPRKQPPDPALGALALAQSLGEQA, from the coding sequence GTGTCGTTCGCTGTAGGCGTCGATGCCGGTGGGACCCGCGTGTCGGCGGTCGTATCGCTGCCGGACGGTTCGCACCGCTTTGGGTATGCACCGGCGGCCAACCTGCGTGCGATCGGCGTCGAGCGCGCTGCGGATGCGATTGTAGAAGCGATAGCGAGCGCGTTACTCGGGGAGCCGGCCGCCGCGGTGGCCGTCGGGGCTGCCGGTGCGGGCGACCCGGTGGCCGCCGCCGCGCTCTCGGCCGCGCTCGAACGGCGATTGCCCGGCGCGCGCGTTGCGGTCTGCGACGATGCGGCGATCGCGTTGCGCGCCGGCGTTCCCACCGGAGATGCGCTGGCGCTCATCGCGGGAACCGGATCGATCGCCTACGGCGAGATCGGCGCGGAGCGCTATCGTGTCGGCGGACACGGCTACCTGCTGGGCGATGAAGGATCTGGATTCGCCATCGGCAGCGCTGCGATACGATTGTTGCTGCGCGCGTACGACGGGCGGGCGCCCCAGGATCCGTTCTTAGCGGCGGTAGCGACGAGCCTGGGCGTGGACAGCGCGCAAGAGACGATCGCGCGCATCTATCAAGCGGAGCGTCCCGTAACGGAGATCGCGGCAATCGCTGCGGTAGCGCTCGATTTCGCCGATGCGGGCGAGCGCAGCGCGGCGAAAATCGTGCAGGCCGCAGCCCTCGAACTCTTCGATTTGGTCAAGTCGCTGGTGCGTCGCGCCGGGGTCGAGGGCCGCGAACTGCCGCTGCTCTTTGCAGGCGGCCTACTGGCTAAGAACAGCCTTTTAACCTATCTCATCGAGACGCGCGTCTCCAACGAATTACCGCACGTCGTCCCGCGCAAGCAGCCGCCGGATCCGGCGCTGGGAGCTCTCGCACTCGCGCAAAGCCTTGGAGAGCAGGCGTGA
- the murQ gene encoding N-acetylmuramic acid 6-phosphate etherase yields the protein MTRIPQTEAANPRTATIDALSTRQLVTVLAHEQRRAADAIAARSEQLAEIVDALVACVRAGGRLHYVGAGTSGRLGVLDASEMPPTFGTPPHLVCAHIAGGDAALRSAVEGAEDDRAAGAAAMRGHIAPTDALVALSASGGAPYAIAAVEAARAAGAFTVAIVNAMPSPLGAAAERVLWLETGPEPIAGSTRMVAGTAQKIALNTLSTAIMVRLGKVHGNLMVDVVASNQKLRERALGLVQSIAGVDRERARQLLDGADGRVKVAVVMAFRGISSDAASALLDARGGVLREVL from the coding sequence GTGACGCGGATCCCACAGACCGAAGCGGCAAACCCGCGCACTGCGACTATCGATGCCCTTTCGACGCGGCAACTGGTGACCGTTCTGGCTCACGAGCAGCGCCGTGCGGCCGATGCGATAGCGGCACGTTCCGAGCAGCTTGCGGAGATCGTCGATGCGCTCGTCGCGTGCGTGCGTGCGGGGGGGCGATTGCACTACGTCGGCGCCGGCACGAGCGGCCGGCTGGGCGTCCTCGATGCATCCGAAATGCCCCCGACGTTCGGTACGCCGCCGCATCTCGTCTGCGCGCACATTGCGGGCGGCGACGCGGCGCTGCGTTCCGCGGTCGAAGGCGCTGAAGACGACCGCGCGGCAGGCGCCGCCGCGATGCGCGGACACATCGCACCTACCGATGCGCTCGTCGCGCTTTCGGCCAGCGGCGGCGCACCCTATGCCATCGCGGCCGTGGAAGCGGCGCGCGCGGCCGGCGCATTCACCGTGGCGATCGTCAACGCAATGCCTTCGCCGCTCGGCGCGGCGGCGGAGCGCGTACTGTGGCTGGAGACCGGCCCCGAACCGATTGCCGGTTCCACCCGCATGGTCGCCGGCACGGCGCAAAAGATTGCGCTCAACACGCTCTCGACCGCGATCATGGTACGCCTAGGCAAAGTGCACGGCAATCTCATGGTCGACGTCGTCGCGAGCAATCAGAAGCTGCGCGAACGCGCGCTCGGGTTGGTGCAGAGCATCGCGGGCGTCGATCGCGAGCGCGCGCGGCAGTTGCTCGACGGTGCGGACGGGCGCGTCAAGGTCGCGGTGGTCATGGCCTTCCGCGGCATTTCATCGGATGCGGCCAGCGCGCTCTTGGACGCTCGCGGCGGCGTCCTGCGCGAGGTGCTGTGA
- a CDS encoding DUF4127 family protein: MQWLALLLSFIALVPLDDRPVTVQLPVMLGRIAGVPVRVPPRPLLGHYLHPGQPDRIIAWLNGPQNRGAGAIVLSSDMLVYGGLVASRVPDSASYQDGYFRLRALRQVRATHPHAWIAAFGTIMRLAPTGVPAIGSAAGFFAAYPTWTYLQQYANLHDPPLPQEREQAEKLRAEAGPAFDAYLAARARNYAVDRTLIDTVPAGVVNRLVLGQDDAGPVGLHVKDVYGLEQAAQASGAAGRIAIEPGADELGMVLVAHALARRIGWTPRVAVRYSTPQGATYQDPLEFAPIGVTIGHLIALCGGRLVERDPDIVLDVRVPETTQALDDAFVTEMRADLAAHRRVALADLSFLEPTYASQAAFAARILRDGIARRLEAYAAWNTDANTVGTALAEAVAAGAGRRSGSYDALAHRDFTFMRFLDDDAFHAVVRPQLNAALDAQGVTDHTYLVRSVAAQSEALNNALLWQQAVMLLPQLYPDHHIAFMRITLPWNRTFETKIRVRLAPTIP, translated from the coding sequence GTGCAATGGCTCGCGCTCCTACTCTCGTTTATCGCGCTGGTTCCGTTGGACGACCGGCCCGTCACCGTGCAACTGCCGGTGATGCTCGGCCGCATCGCGGGCGTGCCCGTGCGCGTTCCGCCGCGCCCCTTGCTGGGCCATTACTTGCACCCGGGCCAACCGGACCGCATCATCGCTTGGCTCAACGGGCCCCAGAACCGCGGCGCCGGCGCGATCGTTCTTTCGAGCGACATGCTCGTGTATGGCGGGCTGGTCGCTTCGCGCGTTCCCGATAGCGCGTCGTATCAGGACGGGTACTTTCGCTTACGCGCCTTGCGGCAGGTGCGCGCCACGCATCCGCATGCGTGGATTGCGGCGTTCGGCACCATCATGCGTTTGGCGCCCACCGGCGTTCCGGCGATCGGCTCCGCGGCCGGATTTTTCGCGGCGTATCCGACCTGGACGTACCTGCAGCAGTATGCGAACTTGCACGATCCGCCGTTACCGCAAGAACGCGAACAAGCGGAAAAATTGCGCGCCGAGGCGGGCCCCGCGTTCGATGCGTACCTTGCCGCTCGCGCGCGCAACTATGCCGTGGATCGTACGCTCATCGACACGGTCCCGGCGGGCGTGGTGAACCGGCTCGTGCTGGGGCAGGATGACGCGGGGCCGGTAGGGCTGCACGTCAAGGATGTCTACGGCCTAGAGCAAGCGGCGCAGGCGAGCGGCGCGGCCGGCCGGATCGCGATCGAACCGGGTGCCGACGAACTCGGCATGGTGCTCGTCGCGCACGCCCTCGCACGCCGCATCGGTTGGACACCGCGCGTAGCGGTGCGCTATTCCACGCCCCAGGGCGCGACCTATCAGGATCCGCTGGAGTTCGCGCCGATCGGGGTGACGATCGGGCACCTCATCGCGCTGTGCGGCGGACGGCTCGTCGAACGCGATCCCGACATCGTGCTCGACGTACGCGTTCCCGAAACGACGCAGGCGCTCGACGACGCGTTCGTTACCGAGATGCGCGCCGACCTCGCCGCGCACCGTCGGGTCGCGCTCGCGGACCTATCCTTTCTCGAACCCACCTATGCGTCGCAAGCGGCATTCGCGGCGCGCATCCTGCGCGACGGCATCGCTCGGCGACTCGAAGCCTACGCGGCCTGGAATACCGACGCGAATACGGTCGGAACGGCTCTGGCAGAAGCGGTTGCCGCCGGAGCCGGCCGGCGCTCCGGATCGTACGATGCGTTGGCGCATCGCGACTTTACGTTTATGCGTTTTCTCGACGACGATGCCTTCCATGCCGTCGTTCGCCCGCAACTCAACGCCGCGCTGGATGCGCAGGGTGTTACCGACCACACGTATCTCGTGCGCTCGGTGGCCGCGCAAAGTGAGGCATTGAACAACGCGTTACTCTGGCAACAGGCGGTCATGCTGCTCCCGCAACTGTACCCCGACCATCACATTGCGTTCATGCGCATCACACTGCCCTGGAACCGAACCTTCGAAACGAAGATTCGCGTGCGATTGGCTCCGACTATTCCTTAG
- the mce gene encoding methylmalonyl-CoA epimerase: MTIDHIAIVVKDLEATIDLYVRTLGFKQLYRETILDQGVEAVGLAAGDSAIELLRPLDERSPIAVFRGEAATKLHHTAYRVDDIEAKLAELRAKGVRLIDEHPRAGAHGNAIAFLHPKSTGGVLIELCQPTNADER; encoded by the coding sequence GTGACCATCGATCACATCGCCATCGTGGTGAAAGACCTCGAGGCGACCATCGATCTCTACGTCCGGACGCTCGGCTTCAAACAGCTCTATCGCGAGACGATTCTCGATCAAGGCGTCGAAGCCGTCGGTTTGGCCGCGGGGGATTCCGCGATCGAACTCCTGCGCCCGTTGGACGAACGCTCGCCGATCGCGGTATTTCGGGGCGAGGCCGCAACCAAGCTCCACCACACCGCGTATCGCGTGGACGATATCGAAGCGAAGCTCGCCGAACTGCGCGCGAAAGGCGTGCGGCTCATAGACGAGCATCCGCGCGCTGGGGCGCACGGCAACGCGATCGCGTTCCTTCATCCGAAATCGACCGGCGGCGTGTTGATCGAACTCTGCCAGCCGACGAACGCTGACGAACGCTAA